agattgcgccactgcactccagcctggttgacagagtgagactctgtctcaaaaagaaaaaaaacttccgattttctattctgtatttTAGTGGAATATTATTCCAGACGTATTCCTTCTTTAGTGTTGGCATATCTCAGTTAATGGTATTGTTTTCTACCGAATTGATCACTCCAAAATTCTAGAAGTTatcccttatttctttctttccttcatagcCAGTCCACCAGCAATTCCTGGTCATTCTGATTCTTGAATTCAGcctcttttttctgtctctattacTACTACTCTAGTCCATTTGTTCTCAATAGAATTGTGGTTCTCAACAGTGGTTGCCCCCCAAGGGACAGTTgttaatgtctggagacattttaggTCATCACACATAAAGgtgctattggcatctagtgggtagaggccagaaaTTGTGGCTCGATAGCCTAAAATCCAAAGGAAAGCCCTTCACAACCAAGAATAATCCAGCCCAAAATGTTAGTGCTGAGGTTGTTaccatttgcattttctttgtccccagaaatatcattttgcattttaaattctcTAATAATATGTCAATATTTTGGTTTTATAGACATGGCAGGGAGGTTTAATAGACATGGATAAGAAGTCCGCTCACAGAAATCCTGAAGATGCCAAGGCTGGCAAATATGAAGGTAGGAGTTTATGCTTGCTTGAAGGCCTTTTGGGTAATTTAAggtacattttataaattaatgcATATATTTCTCTCTCATATGTTGCtaatatttgggaaaataattaTGTTCCATTTTATATCTCTCTAAGGTAAACACAaacgaaagaaaaaaagaaagcaaaaccaaaaccagCACCGATCCCGACATAGATCAGTGACATCTTTTTCTTCAGATGATCGTGTGTTTCCTtcttcttcatcatcatcttcagGAAGCCAGACGGATTCGAGTACTGAAGGTATGTTTATCATCCTGTTAAAGTTTCATATTTATAAGTTAGGTGATTTAGGAAAAAAGTACTAAAcatctgttataatttttgtttattcaactaatatttattgagcatactCAGTATGTGCCAGATGTAATGGTAAACATGCCATGGTCCCTTCAGACAAGGAACTTTTATTAAGCAATATTGGGAATGATAGTAagaggagttaaaaagaaaaaaaaaaagaaaatatagtagaCAATAAAACAAGCAAATAGTTCATTACAGTGCAGGTGAGTGCTATTACTTCACATGCATATGTCATGGGGGCAAGGAAAGGCTTTGGAGAGGAAATGATTATCTCAACTTGAGTGGTGGAGGATGAATAGGCATTTTCAGGCAAAGGCAAGGAAGTAGAATTAGGAAATATTTAGTATAGGCTAAAGGAATTGCATGTGGTAACCACTATTAACATTTGGAGTCCTAATTCAAGTAATATGTCCCAGCTGCAAAGGGAACTGGAAAAGCAAGATTGGCTTTTTTAGCATTGATGGTGAAAGGCATGTGGACGAATATTCACTAAACATAGGAAGTGGAATCAGATACTAGGCAACCAAAATATAACAAATGTTCTCCACACTCAACCCTAGACAAGATCACTTTAAATTACTCCTTTGTCTCACCTACCTTTACTCTCTCAGTGTTTGTAAGTTGTGTTGTAATTAGTTTTTCTATTGGCTAATTTGGTATTAATAAGTAACCTACTTGTAACTCTGCTTGTTCCATCAACTgtagttaattattttattctctcttacGTAAGTTAAATATATTGGTATCTCTAtcctttcctccatttttttctccccattgTATTCTTTTAGTTTTTCCGTAGTTAATATCTACaacaaaaattgtctttttttggtCCATAGATTCACTTTAAATCTTTAAGACCAATAATTAGCATTTAAATCACTATCATTATATAAATAGTGTTACTACAGTGCCAAGTTACAGGCAAgaattacatttctatttcatggatctaaTATTATGATTGCTAGGACTCTCAAAGGAGAGTGTTTTTCTAGTCACAGCATCAAGTACATCATTTATATTCTATCAGTTGGTTAAAACCGTGCTGTATCTTAGTTTTGCTTTGTATCCAAACCATGACtttcttatagtttttttttttcttgttcttttttttttttttttttaagacggagtctcgctctgtcacccaggctggagtgcagtggcgcaatctcggctcactgcaagctccgcctcctgggctcatgccattcttctgtctcagcctcctgagtagctgggactacaggcgcccgccacctcacccggctagttttttgtattttttagtagagatggggtttcaccgtgttagccaggatggtctcgatctcctgaccttgtgatccgcccgtctcagcctcccaaagtgctgggattacaggcgtgagccactgcgcccggccatagtttttgtttttcttagagtttctagttctccttcttgttttttattgttgacaAAAAGATCATATAACTGCCATAATGAAAAgattttccatccttttaattATACTATTCCTTagagttcatttcttttctctggagATATTCTTGCCTGCCTAGTGTAATCTAGACCATTTTCTACCCTCAAGACCTGCTATTTCTCTGTTATCCTAGGATCTCCACTCACTGGTCTTCTGGGTTGGATCCATTGTTTTCTTAGATTCATATCTTTCTCTCAGTGTTCTGCCTTGGCTGTTGGAGTACACTGTCAAATAACTTTTTACAAAATGTTGTCTGGGAAGTGAATTTTCTGAGTCTTGGCGTATCTCAAAATGTCGTTATTGTACCCTACCATTAATTGATAATTTCAAAATGATTCTTCCCAATCCCAATTTCCAGAAGCAGGCATTTCAAACTCTTTTAGCAGTCTGTTTTGATATCTATCTCTGATAGATATGGTTCCATAACTTGTTTATGTAatcatttctacatttttcagttttaggcTCTATGGATGATCAGAATTTAGCTActtttgttttaaaccactgTTTCCCCTGCAtttactttcttccttccatcctcctAAATAGGATTTATTGTAACTTTGATAATTTAATAGTTTAATTGTTATGGCTATGTAGATGCTATGCTGTTCACAGCTGAACCATATAATGGTTCCTTTCTAGCACAACTTTTTTATTCcttacagttaataataattattattttattttattttattttttttttttgagatggagtctcgctctgttgcccaggctgatgtgcactggtgcgatcttggctcactgcaacctccgcctcccaggttcaagcgattctcctgcctcagcctcctgagtagctgggattacagacgtgtgccaccatgcctggctaattttttctatttttagtagagacagggtctcaccacgttagccaggatggtctcgatctcctgacttcatgatctgctcgcctcggcctcccaaaatgctgggattacaggcatgagccaccgcgcccagtcaataaaatttgtttagttttctgtgtTTGTGATGTGTTGTAGTAGTATAAATTACCTTTGAAAAGGTTCAGACACATCAGGTATTCAGTTAATTTCGTTTCGGGATTCTCTCCTAGATCCATTTAACATACTCCATTTGGACTTACTGTTCTCAAGACCTGTTAAGCAACTGTGATATTAAGTTCTTTTGTCTTCGTTCTGGATATATCCTTTACCTCTCTTTTGGGTTTGGTCACCCATTTTCTGGATCatattgtttcttcctcttttattttccccttattTTACTGGAGAACCTATAACTTCCAGGAAAAAGATGAGCAGCTAATTCCTATTCAGTTTGTAGTTGTGGGTTTACActattaaataaatttcttttattgacTTCTGCTTCCAGTAACACAGACCCTCTGTAGAAAACCCAGGAGGGATAGGAATGAATCAGAGGTAAATTGAGCCTTACTGGAATTATAGTCTCATCTCTGCATCCCTAGTTGGGTTTAGATCATCATCCATCATTCTGTTTGCCTGGTGGAGGATAAATAATCTTGAGAGATGGATAACATCATCTAGAATCTCTAGAATTTTTTAATACAGCATAcataacttttaataaaaattattagatatGCCTACATGactgaaaaacaagagaaaaaaatagtaacagcCCTACAGGTAATACAGATGTTGAGTTAGCTGGCAATGAAGTTTAAATAGTTGTGATTAATGTATTTAAGAAAATAGAGATTTATCAACTGTAAGAAAGAATCAGGTATAAATTCTGGAATAAAAATTCATTATCTAAAATTAGCAATTTAGATAGATTTTTCAGTAGATtagacacacacaaagaattaGTAAACTGGAAGTCACatcaggagggaaaaaaaagaaagatacagaaGAAAATGTTAGAGACATGTGAGACACAGTAATGAGATCTAACATTGTAATTGGAattgaagaaggaaagaaaagcaaatgccTAAAAGTTTCCCCAAACAGATGAAAGACATCAACTAAAGATTCAAGGAACTGACAACCCCAAGCTGGATAATACAAAAATCACATCGGTAACCTTTGCTTCTAGTCAGGAAAATGGTTGTCTTTTGTAGAATGGAGTAGTTAATATGGTGGCAAACTAACATTCTCCTTTTctatatcctttttctttttctttttttgtattttttaattttgagacagagtctcactctgttgcccaggctggagtgcagtggcacaatctcagcttactgcaacctccgcctcccaggttcaagtgattctcctgcctcagcctcttgagtagctgagattacaagtgcccaccaccatgcgtggctaatttttgtatttttagtaaaaatgaggtttcaccatgttccccaggctggtatcaaactcctgacctcaagtgatccacttgcttcagcctcccaaagtgctggaattacagatgacatgagccaccacacccgtcctCCTTTTCCAtgttcttattaaaataattcatttatattttccagtAGACTGCTTAATAGTTGCATTCACATAGTTTCTGCTAATAACACCTTATATTCCCTAGATTAACTGGAGGTTGCATTCTAGTGGACCTAGGAGAGCATTGTCTTTTGGATGGGTTCCTAAATGCCATATATTTATACTGGGATACAACtataattaaacttttttcttttttcttcttttttttagagacagtgcctcactctgtcaccaagctggagtgcagtggcatgatcttggctcactgcaaccttgacccgctgggctcaagcgatcctcccacctcagcctgttgagtagctgggactacaggtgcactccacatgtctggctaatttttgtatttttggtagggacaaggttttgccatgttgcccaggctggtctcaaactcctgagctcaagtgatctgcctgcctcagcctctcaaaatgctggaattacagatgtgcaccaccatgcctggcaaattaaACAATTTTATCTGCTAGTTGTATCTTGTAAGATTCTTCCAACAAACATAATAAAGTTGATTAAAATATcaatcttaattattttaatccttCAAATTctttaatcaataaaataatttttaatgttagaACTGAAACTTCCaaatctttttaaacttttagatgCTACCCagggaaaaattaagaagaagagaagagagaaaacaaataaatggaggGGAAAAAGAAAGGTTAGTAATTGTGAGTAATGTAAGAATAAGATTTGGCTATTAGAGGGTATTGTACTTATTAATTAAGAAACAATCTATAAGGAATTTGAAGAGATACAAGTCAAGGATTGGTTAACATGATAGTTAACATGGTGGTGCTAAGCTTATAGTGTCCTTTGCTGCTTTTCAAATACTTCTCAGAAAACTATGCAGACAGGTAAAACCTTATAATTCTTtagattctttttaattttggtgttAACATAGTTATAAAATAGCCTATGTGCTTTGAAATAAACGCAAGTAATATGGACATAAATTAAATGAAAGGTAAAATAGCTACactcctttctctttatttaatttcttatgGTTATCACTCTTAAGTATTTGCTGTACAACCTTAGATTATTCCTCTGTGcacatggaaataaataaaactgatgtaaataaatgtgtatagTTTTATGtactatataatacatatgtaattttatgttGACAAAAATGGACTATCAATTTGCTTCTCTAAATTTAATTTAGTTCATATAAGTTTATGAACTATTTGTAACATATATAAAACTTAgatgtttaataataaaaagagcatCATGAACCTATTTAACTAGAACATTACCAATATGATTATCTCccagtatttttcttccttcttctgttCACTTGCTTTCCCATTAAAAGTAATATCCTAAATTTTGTGTTGCTCCTTCTCAtgccttttgaaaataattttattacaaatggatgtatcttgaaatattttgtttagcttatttggtttggggttttataagaataatacattttctgcagttttctctggctactttttcacacaatattttgtttttatggtttattcatatttttgtgtagctgtagttcattaattttctctGCCATATAATACTCTATTGGGTGAATAAAGCACAATTTATCTATTGTCCTGTGGATGGACATTTAcaatgtttctaatttttttccttgtatttaaaaaaatattttgtgagtaATAGGTGAGTATATTgatgggatacatgagatattttgatacaggcatgcaatgcataataatcctatcagggtaattgggatatccatcacctcaagcttttattctttctttgtgttacaaacaattcacttacacttttttagttattttattttattttttatttttatttctttttattttttgagacagagtcttgtcctgttgcccaggctggagtgcaatgacgcgatcttggctcactgcaacctccgcctcctggattcaagcagttctgccacaacctcccaagcagctgggactacacgcatgtgccaccacacctggctaatttttttgtatttttagtagagacagggtttcactatgttggccaggctggtctcaaagtcctgacctcgagtgatctgcccacctcagcctcccaaagtgctgggattataggcgtgagccaccgtgcccagcctcttttagttattttaaaatgtacaataaattattgttgactgtagtcaccctgttgtgtgcTATAAAATACGAAATCTTATACATTCTAGCTATATTTTTATACTCATTAATCATCCTCCCTTCCCTACCTTCAACTACCCTTCTAAGCTTCTGGTAACGATCATTCTGCTATCACCATGAGtttagttgttttcatttttagctcccacaaataggtgacaacatgtgaattttgtctttctgtgcctgacttttgtcacttaacataatgacctctattTCCATCCctggttgcaaatgacaggatctcattcttttttttggctgaatagtgctccattgtgtatttgtaccacattcatctgttgatggacgttTAGATTGCTTCCagatcttggctattatgaataatgctgcagagTGATTATAATAATACAccagagtgcagatatctctttgacatactgatttcttttctttgggtcTATACCTAGGAATGAGATTATTGGATCTTATGATAGCtcttttcttagttttttgaggaacttccaaactgttctccatagtggttatactaatttacattcctgccaacagtgtatgagggttcccctttctcaaCATCCTTCTCAGCATTTgtcattgcctgtcttttggataaaaccGATTTTACCTAGGGTtggatgatatctcattatagttttgatttgcatttctttgataatcagtgatgttgagcaccttttcatatgcctgtttgccatttgtatgtcttctttcgggaaatgtctattcagaccttttgcccattttaaaataggattattagattttttcttatagagttgtttgagctccttttatattcaaggattattaatcccttgtcagaagGATAGTTTGAAggaattttctcctattctgtggattgtcttttcactttgctgattgtttcctttgctgtgcagaagctttttaacttaatatgatcccatttgtacatttgtgtttcagttgcctgtgcttatggggtattactcaagaaattgttgaccagtccaatgtcctggagagtttctcctatgttttcttgtaatagttttataatttgaggtcataaatttaagtctttaatccattttgatttgatttttgtatctggCAACAGAtggaggtctagtttcattcttcgacatctggatatccagttttcccagcaccatttatagaAGAGAATGTCTGTTCCTCAATATAGGCTTTTGTTACCTTTGTCGAAAATGAGTTCACAGTAGATGTATaggtttgtttctgggttctctattctgttccattggtctgtgtgtgtgtttttatgccagtaccatgctgtttgggttactgtagctttgtagtataatttgaagtcaggtaatgtgattcttccagttttgttctttttgctcggaatagctttggctattctgggtcttttccggttctgtataaattttaggattttttttcccatttccatgaagaatgtcactggtatttttatagggattccattgaatctgtagactgctttaaagagtatggatattttaacaatattgattcttccaatccatgaatatggaccATCCTTCCTTTTTTGTGGTCTTTTCAATTTCATACAtcagtgtttttttattttcattgtaaagatctttcactggtttttaaaaaatatatactttaagttctagggtacatgtgcacaacgtgcaggtttgttacatgtgtatacatgtgccatgttggtgtgctgcacccattaacttgtcatttacattaggtatatctcctaatgctgtccctcccctgtcccaccaccccatgacaggccccagtgtgtgatgttccccaccctgtgtccaagtgttcagatgttctcattgttcagttccgacctatgagtgagaacatgtggtgtttggttttctgtccttgcgatagtttgctgacagtgatggtttccagcttcatccgtgtctccacaaaggacatgaactcatcctttcttatggctgcatggtattccatagtttatatgtgccacattttcttaatccagtctgtcattgatggacatttgggttggttccaagtctttgctattgtgaatagtgccgcaatgaacatatgtgtgcatatgtctttatagcagcatgatttataaccctttgggtatatccccagtaatgggatgactgggtcaaatggtatttctagttctagatctttaaagaatcgccacactgtcttccacgatagtagaactagtttacagtcccaccaacagtgtaaaagtgttccttttcctccacatcctctccagcacctgttatttcctgactttttaatggttgtcattctaactggtgtgagatggtatctcattgtggttttgatttgcatttctctgactgccaatgatgatgagcattttttcatgtgtctgttggctgcataaatgtcttcttttgaaaagtgtctgttcatatcctttgcccactttttgatggggttgtttgatttttttcttgtaaatttgtttaaattctttgtagattctggatattagccctttgtcagatgggtaaattgtaaaaattttctccccttctttaggttgcctgttcactctgatgatagtttcttttcctgtgcagaagctctttagtttaattagatcccatttatcaattttggcttttgttgccattgcttttggtgttttagtcatgaagtccttgcccatgcctatgtcctgaatggtattgcctaggttttcttctagggtttttatggttttaggtctaacatttaagtctttaatccatcttgaactaatttttgtataagatgtaaggaagggatccagtttcagctttctacatatggctagccagttttcccagcaccatttattaaatagggaatcctttccccatttcttgtttttgtcaggtttgtcaaagatcagatggttgtagatgtgtggtatttctgagggctctgttctgttccattggtctatatctctgttttggtaccagtaccatgctgttttgtttactgtagccttgtagtatagtttgaagtcaggtagcatgatgcctccagctttgttcttttggcttaggattgtcttggcaatgcgggctctttttcagttccataagagctttaaagtagttttttccaattctgtgaagaaaggcattggtagcttgatagggatggcattgaatctgtaaattaccttaggcagtatgaccattttcatgatattgattcttcctatcca
This region of Macaca fascicularis isolate 582-1 chromosome 1, T2T-MFA8v1.1 genomic DNA includes:
- the LOC101865459 gene encoding putative uncharacterized protein encoded by LINC00467 homolog codes for the protein MDKKSAHRNPEDAKAGKYEGKHKRKKKRKQNQNQHRSRHRSVTSFSSDDRVFPSSSSSSSGSQTDSSTEDATQGKIKKKRREKTNKWRGKRKVSSEMSIILSGPQSLVHTICH